ATTTTCTTGCAAGCTACTGGCTATTGGTAAGATCCGCAAAAAAAATAACCAACCTCCAAAAGAGATTGGTTATCTGCGTATGAGACGTAATTCTACCTTCCTACTGTACCTATGAATCTATTTACCTATGAGATATTCTATTGCTTACTTTGGTGGTGATAACGAATATTTCCTTACTGATTTGCAATGTTTATTAGTTAGTAGGGCTACTTCACCAAATGTCATCACTGCGTTGAATTTTTTTTGAGATTTTTTTAAAAGTCCTAGCTAGTGCACTCAGTAACAGCTTATTTCGTAGAATAAAAAAGACTCCAGAACGAAGTGTGCCCCGCCTAGTCCGAAGTATTACTTATTAGCCAAAAGGAATGGAGAAAGGTTGAATAATGAAAAAACAGAACTTATGGATCACTACTGGCTACGAAATCTGTTCTATTCATGGCTTAGATGGACTAAAAGTTGAACAGCTTGCTAGGGTTGTTGGAGTTAGTAAATCTTCTTTTTACCATCACTTTGCTGACCTTGAGTGTTTTACTAAAATTCTTTTCGACTATCATTTTGAATGTTGTGGTATTTTGGCCAGTAAGGAAAAAAGCTGCATTCAAATCTATCCAGATTTAATCAATATCCTTCTAGAGCATAAAACTGATTTATTATTCCATCGTCAGCTTAGGATTGATCGTAAGAACAGCCAAGTAGAGAAAGCATTAGTGAAGGCAAACAGTATACTCGGAAATTACTCAATGATGCTATGGGCCAAAGACATCAATCATAATTTATCTCAAAATCAGTTGGACGGATTATTTAAGATTGCTACCGACGATTTTTATATGAGGATTAATGAAAATAACCTGAACTACGAATACCTTTCCAGCTATTTTAAAGAGTTGGGGAAAGCAACAAAACAACTTGTGAGCCAATTGTACGCAACCGACTAAAAACCTAATCATCTCATTGATAGCTTTGCTTAAAATAAAATATCAATGTTATGACAATAAAAACCCATAAGTTGTGGCTAAAAATCTCTTCCGTAGCTATTATCGCCTACGCCTTACTTTTTTTTCTTGGTTCGCTTGACGCTCTGCATAGACCGATTGAAGTGGTGTTAGACCTGTCTGCATGGCCGTTTGATGGACTTCAGAATTATGATGCTCAAACAACCGTATTTCTGTCAGCTATTTTAGGCGGAGTACTGTTCGGATGGGCCATGTTAATTTGGCTGTTATCGGATATTTACGAGAAAGAACCTGAAACAATACGAAAAGCAGTACTCTTTAGTTTATTCGCTTGGTTTGTGGTTGACAGTGTAGGGTGCATCCTTTCAGGAGATAGTAGCAACGCAATAACTAATATAGCCCTCCTTCTTATACTGGTTGGGCCACTGTGGACAAAACCCAAAGAAAAAATTAAAATACGATAACACCGTGTGTAATCAATGGCGGGCTTACTATTAAATTTGGGATGAGTATACGCACTAAAATTGGTAGTAACAGGCAAGTAATCATTCTAAAACCTGTTACTGCTCGTACCGAATACTAGTAACTGCAAGCTAAAAACAATACCAGAAGATTGATGCAAATAAACAAAGTACGTGTAAATGAGATGGACAAATTACAGGAAATCGGAAAACGAACCTTTGCTGAGACTTATTCTTCAGGTAACAGTGAAGAGAATATGACCGAATATTTGAAAAGTCAATTCTCCACAAAGAAGCTAGAGACAGAACTAACTGACAAAAATACTGCATTCTACTTTGCAAAACTGGGCGGAAAAGTAATTGGCTATTTGAAGATCAATCTTGGACAATCGCAGACCGAAATAAAAGACGGAAATGCCCTTGAAATAGAGCGAATTTACGTACTAAAAGAGTTTCAAGGAAAAAAAGTTGGGCAGCTTCTCTGTAAAAAAGCAGTTGAATTAGCCAGAAAACAAAATGTGGATTACGTTTGGTTGGGAGTTTGGGAGCACAACCCAAGAGCCATCCGGTTTTATGAGAAAAATGGATTTGTAGCATTCGACAGCCATATTTTTAAACTTGGGAACGAGGAGCAGACCGACATAATGATGAAACTAGAATTGAATTAAAAAAGCAGCAGTAAAACTTTCCTGTTCAACGGTTTTTTTCAGAAATGTAAAATTCTCTCTAACTTCGCGTGTTTTCTTTAAGTTTACCAACTAGCACAACTTATCCCACTAATATGGCGTGGTTCCGACGGAAAGATAAAGGGATTCAAACACCTACTGAAGCAAAGAAAGAAGCCCCCGATGGGCTGTGGTTCAAAACTCCCAGTGGAAAGATCATTCATACCCGCGAGCTGAAAAATAATGCTTACGTAGTGCCCGAAGACGGCTATCACGTGCGGATTGGCTCTAAAGAGTACTTCGAGCTGCTGTTTGATGATAACCAGTTTACTGAACTGGACAATGGGCTAGAGTCAGGTGACCCGCTGATGTTTGTAGATAGCAAGCCTTACCCGGATCGGATAAAAGCGGCTCAGAAAAAAACTGAACTCAAAGATGCAGTTCGTACCGCGCATGGCAAACTACATGGTATTCCTTTAGTAATTGCTTGCATGGATTTTTCATTCGTAGGCGGTTCTATGGGTTCAGTAGTAGGTGAAAAAATTGCCCGGGCTATTGACTACTCCTTAGAGAATAAGGTTCCGTTTCTAATGATTTCTAAGTCGGGCGGTGCCCGAATGATGGAAGCAGGCTTCTCGCTTATGCAAATGGCTAAAACCTCGGCTAAACTAGCCCTGCTTGACCAAGCAAAAGTGCCCTATATTTCGCTGATGACTGATCCCACTACCGGAGGAGTTACGGCTTCTTACGCAATGCTGGGCGATTTTAATATTGCCGAACCCGGTGCGCTGATCGGCTTTGCCGGGCCACGGGTTATTGAGCAGACCATTGGTAAAACTCTGCCTAAAGGCTTTCAGAGCTCGGAATTTCTGTTGGAACACGGTTTTCTGGATTTTATCGTTGATCGCCGAAATCTGAAAAGCCGCTTATCTACGCTACTACGCATGTTGGAGTAAGTAGCAAATCGTACCTTAATGTGTAGTTCGATGGCTTGATTATTGAGCA
This region of Tunicatimonas pelagia genomic DNA includes:
- a CDS encoding TetR/AcrR family transcriptional regulator, whose amino-acid sequence is MKKQNLWITTGYEICSIHGLDGLKVEQLARVVGVSKSSFYHHFADLECFTKILFDYHFECCGILASKEKSCIQIYPDLINILLEHKTDLLFHRQLRIDRKNSQVEKALVKANSILGNYSMMLWAKDINHNLSQNQLDGLFKIATDDFYMRINENNLNYEYLSSYFKELGKATKQLVSQLYATD
- a CDS encoding GNAT family N-acetyltransferase, with protein sequence MDKLQEIGKRTFAETYSSGNSEENMTEYLKSQFSTKKLETELTDKNTAFYFAKLGGKVIGYLKINLGQSQTEIKDGNALEIERIYVLKEFQGKKVGQLLCKKAVELARKQNVDYVWLGVWEHNPRAIRFYEKNGFVAFDSHIFKLGNEEQTDIMMKLELN
- the accD gene encoding acetyl-CoA carboxylase, carboxyltransferase subunit beta, producing MAWFRRKDKGIQTPTEAKKEAPDGLWFKTPSGKIIHTRELKNNAYVVPEDGYHVRIGSKEYFELLFDDNQFTELDNGLESGDPLMFVDSKPYPDRIKAAQKKTELKDAVRTAHGKLHGIPLVIACMDFSFVGGSMGSVVGEKIARAIDYSLENKVPFLMISKSGGARMMEAGFSLMQMAKTSAKLALLDQAKVPYISLMTDPTTGGVTASYAMLGDFNIAEPGALIGFAGPRVIEQTIGKTLPKGFQSSEFLLEHGFLDFIVDRRNLKSRLSTLLRMLE